The following coding sequences lie in one Acidobacteriota bacterium genomic window:
- a CDS encoding IS256 family transposase, with amino-acid sequence GCGSRTATLTMVFKLATQAERRWRKLNSVSMLAHVIRGVVFVDGVMEKAA; translated from the coding sequence GGGTGTGGGTCTCGCACGGCGACGCTGACGATGGTCTTCAAGCTCGCCACGCAAGCCGAGCGGCGCTGGAGAAAACTTAACAGCGTGTCGATGCTGGCTCATGTGATTCGAGGCGTTGTGTTCGTCGACGGCGTGATGGAGAAGGCGGCCTGA